The genomic interval TTCGGCAAACGCCACCGACCGGGTATCGTTGCTTAGCAGGTTAACCACCAATACGCCGCCATCCCGGAGTTTTGCATGGCAATTTCCGTAGAACTCTCTACTGCATAGTTGTTCGGCCTGTCCGTACTGGTCGAAGCCATCCACGATTAGCACATCAACAAGTTCGGAATGATCCTGAACATAAATGGCGCCATCGTCACACAGCACTTTGAAATGGGGCCCGTCCGGAGGAATCCCGAACTTGTCCCTCAAGGAAATTACATCAGGGTTGATTTCCACCGCCGTGAAATGCGTGTTGGGCAAATGTCGCAAGCAATACTTCGCCAACGAGCCGCCACCCAGTCCGACCATCGCGATCTGTTCCGGTCGCGGCTGAAAGAGCAGAAACCCCATCATGGTGCGGGTATAGCCGACGGTTAGCTTATCGGGATCGGTCTTCCTCATGTGGCTTTGTATTGACCAGAAATCGAAGTGCAGCGCTATTTCACAGTCACTCTCGACTAGGTATGGTTTCCCCGTAGACGGCGGCAGCGCCTGATAGTCGCGCCAAAAGTCATTCCATGTGCTCATGTTGCTGTTCTATCCATAATTGCTAACGGTATTGGGTGCAAGTACAGTTTTTCGGTTGAGCATATCGCAACAAGACATATATAATGTTAATCTGATTAACATTATCGGCGACCCAGACGCAACCATGGAAACCAAAACAGCCCGTCTTACCCTTCTAATCGACCCGGTAAAAAAGAAAGCCTTTGAAGAATTATGCGCTGCACAAGACCTGACCCCTTCGCAGGTAGTGCGGCAGATGATCCGCGATTACATGGAACTCCACGGCATGGACTACGCCACGAAAAGCAAGATTGGTGCGGCAGGGCCCAGGGGCGCCAAGTAAAGGTTTCTTCCTCATAACTATTGGGGGTCGCCACGCAAATAGTGCTCGCTTGTTTTCAGCATGCTCTCTGTGTACTCGCTTAAAACCGCCTGCTTTCCTTGGATCATTTCCGGGTTCGTCCCTACCAGGAGATTGCACCGCACTATCGCGGCCGCAAAGTCATCGAAATAATCCTCCGGTTCGATAGCGGCAAGGATGCCTGCCTTGTCGAGCTTTTCTCTCACGCGCTCGTTTGCCTCGCACAAAATGATGCGAATGCCGCGCGCTTCCAGATTAAGGATCGCCTCTTCTAAAGTTTGCAAGCCGGTAATATCCATGAATGGCACCCGACGCAATCGAATCACCAGAATGCGCGGGTCGGTATGGGTTTGCGCCAATGTCTGCTCGAAATTTTCCACGGCGCCGAAGAAAAATGGTCCGTCAATGGCATAGACCAGCACGCCCGGCGGCAAGGCCGTTAACCCCTGATAGGTCAGCTCCATTTCAAGTTCTTTCTCGGCGACCTGCTGTACCTCCACGGAGGAAGCCA from Sulfurimicrobium lacus carries:
- a CDS encoding CopG family transcriptional regulator gives rise to the protein METKTARLTLLIDPVKKKAFEELCAAQDLTPSQVVRQMIRDYMELHGMDYATKSKIGAAGPRGAK
- a CDS encoding transferase; translation: MSTWNDFWRDYQALPPSTGKPYLVESDCEIALHFDFWSIQSHMRKTDPDKLTVGYTRTMMGFLLFQPRPEQIAMVGLGGGSLAKYCLRHLPNTHFTAVEINPDVISLRDKFGIPPDGPHFKVLCDDGAIYVQDHSELVDVLIVDGFDQYGQAEQLCSREFYGNCHAKLRDGGVLVVNLLSNDTRSVAFAEKIRDSFDGQVVIVEAEESGNIIAFAYKGMDFPPLKATLKERVMYLSPTHTISFRPIAQKMIRRLDQHISWIHF